The Pontibacter pudoricolor genome contains a region encoding:
- a CDS encoding efflux RND transporter periplasmic adaptor subunit has translation MKNILSITIVALLLAGCSSEKPTESAVAEKQQETNLVQLTPAQMKNAGVEVGKPERKTISTVLRVNGVMEAPPQSMISVSVPLGGYLKKTTLLPGMYLKKGALMAELEDQAYIQLQQDYLTAKARLAYLEQEYSRQRDLNQSKATSDKVYQQTQADYKSQRVLLQALAEKLRMVGLNPNRLTENNLTRTLRLYAPIDGYVTKVNVNVGKYVVPTDVLFELVDPRDLHLKLTVFEKDLDKLAIGQQVLTFRANQPEKKYPGKIIYIGKDVANDRAVEVHCHLEKEDPALVPGMFMNAEIEVQSKEAYTLPEDAIVRYGNKQYVFAVRDSSVFEMVEAKAGNSEHGFTALVPGPALQPDKQTYVTKGAYSLLMKLKNKEEE, from the coding sequence ATGAAAAATATCCTTTCTATAACTATAGTTGCCCTGCTACTGGCTGGCTGCAGCTCCGAAAAACCAACCGAATCTGCCGTTGCTGAAAAGCAGCAGGAAACCAATTTGGTGCAGCTTACGCCGGCGCAAATGAAAAATGCGGGTGTTGAAGTGGGCAAACCAGAACGCAAAACCATTTCCACGGTGCTGCGGGTGAACGGCGTGATGGAAGCGCCGCCCCAAAGTATGATTTCGGTGAGTGTGCCGCTGGGCGGATACCTCAAAAAGACCACCCTGCTGCCGGGCATGTACCTGAAAAAAGGTGCGCTGATGGCCGAACTCGAAGACCAGGCCTATATCCAGCTGCAGCAGGATTACCTGACCGCCAAAGCACGGCTGGCCTACCTGGAACAGGAATACAGCCGCCAGCGCGACCTCAACCAAAGCAAAGCCACCAGCGACAAAGTATACCAGCAAACCCAGGCTGACTATAAAAGCCAGCGGGTATTACTGCAGGCGCTGGCCGAAAAGCTGCGTATGGTAGGCCTAAACCCAAACCGGCTGACGGAAAACAACCTCACCCGCACCCTGCGCCTATACGCGCCCATCGACGGCTATGTGACCAAGGTAAACGTGAATGTGGGCAAGTATGTCGTGCCGACGGATGTGCTGTTCGAACTGGTAGACCCGCGCGACCTGCACCTGAAACTCACCGTGTTCGAAAAAGACCTGGACAAACTGGCGATCGGGCAGCAAGTGCTGACTTTCCGGGCTAATCAGCCGGAAAAAAAGTACCCCGGAAAGATCATTTACATTGGCAAAGACGTAGCCAACGACCGTGCTGTGGAAGTGCACTGCCACCTCGAAAAAGAAGACCCCGCACTGGTGCCCGGCATGTTCATGAACGCTGAAATTGAAGTTCAGAGCAAGGAAGCCTATACCTTGCCCGAAGACGCCATTGTCCGCTATGGCAACAAGCAGTACGTGTTCGCGGTGCGGGACAGCAGCGTTTTCGAGATGGTGGAAGCCAAGGCCGGCAATTCCGAACACGGCTTTACTGCCCTCGTGCCAGGGCCGGCCTTACAGCCAGACAAGCAGACCTACGTCACCAAAGGCGCTTATTCGCTGCTGATGAAACTAAAGAACAAGGAAGAAGAGTAA
- a CDS encoding VIT1/CCC1 transporter family protein: protein MATTSVIPEKRYRDSLQTEVDAAFLYGRIAAAEEVPAIANMFRELGEIEQEHATKMQAKLQRDGIAIVLPPPSGRARVLDRIGKILGYGYVVGVLMDTEKSITAAQLAQKEKSNIPISGDEANHVKILQALLSSKSRVSGEHIARIEGKHRSIGGNALRAAVLGANDGLVSNMSLVMGVAGATDGQSGVLLAGMAGLLAGALSMALGEWISVKSSQELYERQMALEMLEIETNPEGERRELALIYIAKGIPEAQAHQMAATAMQDTEHAHEILVKEELGINSEELKGSAWEAAITSFLLFSVGAILPVIPFFYASGFMAIGQSLSFSTIGLFVIGSAITLFTGKSIWFSGFRQVLFGLAAAAITFGIGKLIGVSIAG from the coding sequence ATGGCAACAACAAGTGTTATACCGGAGAAGAGGTACAGAGACAGCCTTCAAACTGAAGTAGATGCCGCCTTTTTGTATGGGCGCATTGCCGCCGCGGAAGAAGTGCCGGCCATTGCCAACATGTTCCGGGAGCTGGGCGAAATAGAGCAGGAGCATGCCACCAAGATGCAGGCAAAGCTGCAGCGCGACGGTATCGCCATCGTGCTGCCGCCTCCCTCCGGGCGCGCCCGCGTGCTCGACCGCATCGGCAAGATACTGGGCTACGGCTACGTGGTAGGCGTGCTGATGGACACCGAGAAAAGTATAACCGCTGCCCAACTGGCCCAGAAAGAGAAAAGCAACATTCCCATTTCCGGCGACGAGGCAAATCATGTCAAAATTCTGCAGGCGCTGCTGAGCAGTAAAAGCAGAGTATCAGGTGAACATATTGCCCGCATTGAGGGCAAGCACAGAAGTATAGGCGGCAACGCGCTGCGGGCGGCGGTGCTGGGCGCAAACGACGGCCTGGTATCTAACATGAGCCTGGTGATGGGCGTTGCCGGCGCCACCGACGGGCAGAGCGGGGTGCTGCTGGCAGGCATGGCCGGATTGCTGGCAGGTGCCTTGTCGATGGCGCTGGGCGAGTGGATCTCGGTGAAGAGCTCGCAGGAGCTGTACGAGCGGCAAATGGCTCTGGAAATGCTCGAGATAGAGACCAACCCCGAAGGAGAAAGGCGTGAGCTGGCGCTCATCTATATCGCCAAAGGCATACCCGAAGCACAGGCCCACCAGATGGCCGCCACCGCCATGCAGGACACCGAGCATGCACACGAGATCCTGGTAAAAGAAGAACTGGGCATAAACTCAGAGGAGCTGAAGGGCTCTGCCTGGGAGGCCGCCATTACTTCTTTTCTGCTTTTCTCTGTCGGGGCTATACTTCCGGTTATTCCTTTTTTCTATGCTTCGGGCTTCATGGCCATCGGGCAAAGTCTTTCCTTCAGCACGATCGGTTTGTTCGTGATTGGATCAGCCATCACGCTTTTTACCGGCAAAAGCATATGGTTCTCCGGTTTCCGGCAGGTACTGTTCGGGTTGGCAGCGGCTGCCATCACCTTTGGCATCGGTAAGCTGATCGGGGTAAGTATAGCAGGGTAA
- a CDS encoding phosphatase PAP2 family protein: protein MGQTLLHLIALLSVKVVTLSLLFLICLLVTYSIVHDVFTDSDTGFDSRMFAIADHLASPGMTHFMRTISFLGSEDYLIILPALIILIFSFYKDMRWNSLRILLISFISSLLNQILKLYFQRPRPSMALINASGLSFPSGHAMIGGVFHGLLIYIVFTTVESKFWRWLLTLLLTLIMLLVGFSRIYLKVHYATDVVAGYTMGLIWLLISLYLLSVIENVYITRYKQRNIQ, encoded by the coding sequence TTGGGACAAACATTATTACACCTGATAGCGCTGCTTTCAGTAAAGGTAGTAACATTGAGTCTTCTATTCCTGATTTGCCTTTTAGTAACTTACTCCATAGTGCACGATGTATTTACAGATAGCGATACAGGGTTTGACTCCAGGATGTTTGCCATTGCTGATCACCTTGCTTCGCCAGGTATGACACATTTTATGCGAACTATTTCTTTTTTAGGGTCTGAAGACTACCTGATCATACTACCAGCACTGATCATACTAATTTTTTCGTTTTACAAAGATATGCGCTGGAACAGCTTGCGCATACTTCTTATCTCCTTTATAAGTTCTCTTCTAAACCAGATACTGAAACTATACTTTCAACGCCCCCGCCCTTCTATGGCCCTGATAAATGCCTCAGGATTAAGCTTTCCGAGCGGACATGCCATGATTGGAGGCGTTTTTCACGGATTGCTTATCTATATAGTTTTTACCACTGTGGAAAGCAAATTCTGGCGTTGGCTCCTAACGCTGCTACTTACGCTTATTATGTTACTGGTCGGGTTTAGCCGCATCTATTTAAAAGTACATTATGCTACCGATGTGGTTGCTGGTTATACTATGGGATTGATCTGGCTTTTGATCTCTTTATACCTGCTTTCTGTGATAGAAAATGTTTACATCACAAGGTATAAACAACGTAACATACAATGA